GCTGCCATGGAAAGATAACAGAACTCATTTAAACAAGATTTGACAGTAACAAAAAGAGGTCAGGTCCAAAGTGGTTTTCTTTTGCTTATCTTTTAAGGTAAAGAAACTACTAAAGAATCTGCAGGTTTGCTCATGCCGCAAAAGTACAACACTCTTCAAAAGAAAGGTATAAAGGGAATTTTTCCTCCGTGGTGCActatgtaagaaaaaaaaagggtaacttttattctTTCCTAAccaaaaagaatatatatttgCAGAAACAAACTCGAGTGGGAGGCAGGCACTACTGCTGCACTTAGCTTCTGATGAATAtgtcacaacaaaatattttcCTTCTTGACTATATGCAACTTGAGTCCCTACCGAAGATAAAGCGACGGCTCCAGTCAGAGATCACCAGTGCCCTCGTGCGCCAGCTTATTTGTTTACTGAATTCAGAGAAAAAAGAGCATTAGACACCAGCATAGATGAACCACAATGGGGGCACAGGAGTGATAGCAACATAACCTTTGTCACTCTGAAATGGAAGAGAACACTTACGTTGCGTAGACAGAATACCAGAGCCACTGTGTGCTGTGGCCAATGGAGATCCAATCACCAGGGAGCTGTGCAGCAGTCTGCTCACCTCCTAGTGGGGCAAATTGGCCTAAATGCCTGTACCTGGATGAATCAGCAAAGCTATCGTATCAGATGCCTGTGAAAAGGAACTTCTAGAATTATGCAGACATGGACAGATTAACGCGGAGCGCAATCTACTGCTACATACTTCTGTCTTTGGGTTTGGGAAGCTTACTGTTCAATGACACTTTTAGTTGGGTAATTATAACAGGCATTGTGTTTCATTCAACTGGTTTCTGGATAATGTCAAATGGTAATACTTCTAGCAGCATAATAAGCAGAGAATAGGAACCTGAAAGGGCGGAAACGATGGCGTCCTTCTCCCCTTATACGGATGGGGCCTTCAGGGTTTTCTTCAGCATCCTTCATCTTATTGAAGCACCTAGCCAAATATTGTCCCTGCTGCGAAGCAACCTGACAAAAAAAACAGACTAGTTAACACTTGGCAGTGATGCACTTCCATGAATGTTCGCTTTGAAACTGTCAAACCAGTGAAAATTCCAAGGAGGAATAGAAAGCGACCTGAGCAGTTGCAGGCAGATTTTTGACTTGCGAATCAACAAGAGAAAGAGCCTTCTTAAATTCTTCAATGTTCAGTTCTACAGATTCCTTTTCAGCATCACCTTTGGCAGTCCTTACTAAATCAGCGATTCCATTCATTTGCCTGCTCTTCAGATAGAGCTCTACCTGGGGATATCTCACGTAGATATCATCCAAGACATCTTGGATTTCTTTCACTGTCAAGGTTCCAGAGTTATCTTTATCTGCTACTCTGAATATTTCCGAGATATCATCCTGCATTACAGATCAAGAATATAAATCCATATATATTGACATAACAGAAACAAAATCTTTTACATTCATCGACTTATAGCTTGTATTGCAGGAACAAAGGATAGTTGAAACACCCCCTCACTCAAAGGTAATTTGTCAATGCAGGTATACTGCTTCCATTATATGCTAGTACAAGTCAAATGAGCTACCATTTCCACTACCACTTAATAAAATCCAGGAGCATTCCAAGTTAGCAAAGATAGATGACAGGAGTCTCAAGGAAGCTAAAAAACAATGTCAAGTATGCAAGAAGATGAACAGAAAAGAAGTCTTATCTTCATAGAAGAACGTACACAAAGATCAAGTCCCATTACTTACCATTACTCTCCGCTGGTTTATCGTAGCACAATCTCCTACAGCATAAACACCATCACATTCACGGACCCTTAGCCATTCATCAGTGGCTAGCACACGCCGTTTGCCCTGCAAATGTAGACAGAGAATTAGATGGATAACTCAGCTAGCTACAAAGAGTCGAGCTGAGTTTCTTGCTAGGTACCTGCCCAATTTGTTTCATGAACTCTGAAATGAAGGGCCGGGTACCAATACCAGTGGACCAAACAGCCATTCCATAAGGAACCGCGATATCTCCAGTGGCTGGATTTTGCATGGTAATTGCATCCTTAGCAACCTTCACAACTTTGTATCCAGTTTTCACATCAATGCCATCCCTTCCAAACTTATCTTCAGCAAATTCAGTAATCCTCTTGTCAAACCTATAGGAAGCACATGTAATCAAAGTTAAATTTACAAGGGAGGGTAAGCTTGCGTTGCCGCATCCTTCCATCATAGCTAATCATGGTAATGAGAAAAAGGTGAATCACTAGTCATAACTTCATATGAATCAAATGCAACAGAAATCCAGTATGGCCTTACATAGTCAGTATGTGATCTGCAGCTTCAATCAGTGATATCTTGACAAGGTGCTGAATAGAAGGATACAGCTTGGATAGATCTTCGGTAACAAAATCGTGCAACTCTGCGGCAAATTCCACGCCTGTAGGTCCACCACCTACAACAACAAAGTGAaggttcttcttcctctcttcttcatccagGTAAGGAAGACTTGCTCTCTCGAAGCAGTCCATCACATTCCTTCGGATCTTTTGGGCATCCTCTACTTCCTGTGATTCAGTAATGACAGTATGAACATAGAATGTATGATTATAGCACAGAAACAATGAAAATGTAGtatatgaattttttattttaaaaaataatataaacttTTCCGTTTGAAAATAAGTGCAAATTGTGTATATTACACAATGGAGCACTTATATGAGTCATATTCTATGTCAGATATCCGTACACCAATACTGGGTAGTGATGAATTTCATAGTACAAGTAAGTCATTTCATTTCATAGTGCAAGCTTACCTTCAAAAAGAAGCAATTCTCCTCAACACCTGGAGTGTTAAATGTATTAGACCTAGCTCCAACTGCTATCACAAGATAGTCGTAGTCAACCAAGAATTCGCCATTTCCATCAAGATTTGTCCCTATATTGGACCGGCAATGGATCTTCTTGTTTGATGAATCAATCTTAAAGCATTCTGCTTCCCAGAATTTGATATCTCCACCTTTCTGCAAGGGAATTCCAGAAAACAATGTTAATGCATTTTGCTCAGAATTAACCATCTAGTTGAGCTTCCCTACGAAATCAAAACTTAGTGCATGTAAGAAACTTAAGCTAGTTTTTTAGAGATCAAGAAATTCATTAAACCATTGAAAAACAGACCAGTCTGTTTCTCAGTGTATTAACAGGTTGTTAAAAATGTGAATAAACAAGTATTATATTGCTTTGATACGCAAAGCCATCAACTCTACATTAAGCCCAAATAACAAATAAGCTGTCCAAATTGCTCTGATAAAGACAAGGCGGTGACAGAagtataaatatagaaaaaacagAGCAATCTGTGGAAATTTCTGAGAGTCATCATACCTTCTCCAAAATCCTACGAATCGGCTCAACAACGCTCCTTGGCTCAACTGTCCCACAAGTGACACTTGGGAGCAGGGGCGTGAATGCGAAATAATTCCGAGGTGAAATGACCTGAACATCATATAGTCTGCTGTCAAGATTCCTCAGGAACGTGGTGCCACCCCAACCGGTGCCAAGAACAACGATTTTCTTCTTTGGAGGTCCCTGGGGCTTCCCAACAACATCATCTGAATTGGAATCCGCATATGCTACTAGTCCTCCACTACTGCAAATTTGATAAGCAACAGATGAGCaacatgcttagaaacatatGACAATGCAAAAATATTTAAGAGTTCACATAATTCTTCATTGTAAACTAGTCTGAATGCATCATATGGACGCATAGATCAGCTCAAGAACCTAATCATCCAACAGTGACGTTTCCAAACATTCACACGTCTCCTTCTACAAATAGCTTGGAATGTCCCTATTTACAAACCCCGTTAACATCAGTAGGCATAATTACTGCGATGGACTAGTCGGATCAGGAGTTGAATTTCTTCTTGCTCTCGCATCTTCTCAAATAGATAGGCATATTgcctaacaaaatatataaagttattCAAGAATTTGATGAGAAAATGCAGTAACCAAATGTTACTGTCAAAACAGTTAGGCAAGAAAGGTCTAGGTGTGATTTGTGAAAGAAACGGAACTTCGCAAGTTCAGAAATGAATGGCAATTATGCACATGGCACCGACTTCTCACCTACCTTTGTACTAACCATCATGTGTTGTGTTCACGTTCTTGTTAGTAGTAGTATTAAATTAAACTTTTGAATATCATAAGTACAAGAGATCTCAAAGCACAGctggacttttttttaaaaaaaaaaaagatgagaagAAAAATGCTTATAGAATGGAGAgatggatggaggaggagaattTTTCTTGTTGATCTCATGGACCACGAATATATGGTCGAATATTCATGTGTGGACACGTCGGCGCCAACGATGTGGCCATGTGGCGGAGGAGCAAATCTCTCGGGgggttctttttttccccttcccttttccttttctgttcTCTTGTGACATCCGGAATTAATTTCACAATACAAGAAAACTaatcttttttaaataaataaataaaatgctaaaTATATACGGAGtggaatggaaaaaaaatagtgaggtaaaaaaaaatccttgctCTAGATATGAAGAGTTAAAATCAGAGTTGATGTCGAGCAGATAAATTGGTAAGCTGAGAGGAGGAACGATGCGATCGTGTTCTCGTTAGGGAATGAGAGAAGTGACGCCCCCAATCGAGATCCATAGATCGGTGAAGACGAGGAAtggaaaattcatttttaaaaaaaatataaaaaaactaaaattaaacgaAAATGGATGATTTAGGAAAGGAACTCGTCGATCTCCGTAGAAACTACGAAAATCCATCTGAATACACGCGAGAGGCGAAGGTTCAGGttgatggaggaggaggcagcggaggTGGAGGCAACGGAGAGAGCGGCCGGCGAACTCGTTGGTCGGAATGGGGGGAAGTACGTACCTGGCGGcgccgaggacgaggacgaggttGGTGAAGGTGGGGCGGTGGTTGAACGCCCTCGACGCGCCCTCCCACATGAACGCCGTCCACCtcatcgccggcgcggcgccctgctgctgctgcctcttcTCCGGTGATCTCGGAGGATATGCTCCTCCGCTCTAGGCTCTAGCTAGCTACGCTACGGCGAGAAGGTAGGAGGAGTAGAGagaaggtggtggaggaggagacggaATTGGTGTGCTTTTCGTCTGGTCGCCGTAGACCCAGGAAGAAGAAGGCCTATATAAAAGCTTTGCAAATGCAAACTATTGGTTCCACGACTAAATTactttaaattaataattatgtaTTTTAGGCCATGTTTGAACCTAATTATGTAAAGGACACGTTAAACGAGAGattattactccatccgttctaaaatataagcattttttgaCTTTGGTACGGTCTCCGAAATACTACTTTGatcaataatatctataaaagtaaaatattttaagtaaaaagagttgtatattatgatagtttgtttaattataaatatagtaacatcaattctacatgattgatttttttttgttattttgctattaatagttaaaagttaaaaatgcttgacttgtcactatactaaaatagcatatattttaatatattttaggatgaagagaGTAGTAGTTGAGATTTTAACTCTTACAAACTTAAAGAAatattatttgatattttaaaataacatTTATATTGAATGTTTTAGTATGATTCTGGGGTATAAAATAGTACTAATTAGTACATGCTAATAGAAACTGAGACAGAATATGTATCTTTGCAAGGAATATAGAAACCTCATTTATATCTTTTGAGCtctgggaaaaaaataaagaaaacggAGAACATGTACTATAGTGATTCTCATGAACAAGTTATGACTAATCGGAGACATGTGATTGACTCCCTCCACCtcgtaatataagggattttgagtttttcttactctgtttgactactcgtcttattaaaaaaatttatacaaatataaaaaataaaaaattgtgcttaaagtaatttggataataaagtatgtcaaaaaaaaataaataataattctaaatttttttattaagatgagtggtcaaaactgtgtaaacaaaaactcaaaatctcttatattataaaagaGAGAGGGTACTGAAATGGAGCAcgttatttattttctttgattttgtaggttggcggcgtggcggtggtgAGGCTGGTGAGTGGGGCCCCACTCCAGATCAAAGGCTCTCCCCGGTCAAAGGAGGCTGGCTGGCTGCTTTCTCGTTTGTTCCGgcgaaagaggagaggaggagggtttGGCGTTGGCACACGTGGTCAGCATGCTAATAAAGCGAAGGCACagcttaaaaatatttttaaaactgATGAGAGTGGGTGGCGCCTGGCGGGCATGACTTGCTGCGCAAGAAGAAGAGCATTTGGCGGAGAGATCTAGAAGAAAGACCAACCGCCGAATCCTATGCACACAACGGATATCCTATCGTTTGCTTTAAGCTGTTACTTAAACTTGAGCcttcaattttaatttttcaacttGATTGCTTTTGAGTCGCTAACAACCTATACTAAAAGTTATAtgaataaattactttttatctCAAGCCGTTACGCTTGTAATCAACACAGGTAACCGATAGGAACCATCAATTTTAACGTCCGCCGGCAGCAAACTAAGATCAGGCGCAAAGCACCATAACGAACAGTGGTCTCAAGCATTCACACTAGAGCCGAGCTTTCTTGGCAGTGGGGGACCAAGGCCACGTGACGCCTAGCCGTGCTTGCAGAGGTCGTAGTGGTCTCGATACCCTTTAGCTCAAGGATTGTGGTGCCACTGCTCGGAGCCACGCATTGGGCAAGTTTGGAGAGGAAACAATGGCTTCGATAAGAAAAGGTGGTCCgggagggggaaaagagagtgGAAGAAGAAAAGGCGGGTGCACCTGGAAATCGACCACCGCCATGCGTTGTTGAGGAGCACATTCACCATGGTACTTGTCGCCTCTTCACCGCGCGAAGCTCATAACCGGCCAACCTGCTCCCTAAGGCCGTCACTGCTCCCCGCAATTGCAGATCCCGCGAGTTTGCAATCCAGATCCGCGCGATGAAGAAGAGCTCGTCGTCCTCACCGCTGCGGTGGCCCCTCTCATCGGTGGAGAAGGATCACTATCCTCACTCCCGTCATGGTCCCCTCTCGTCGGCGGAAAGGGAAACGGAGCTCACTCTGGATCCGCGGAGCTCGCGGTGAATCAGAGGAGAGGGATCTCatcgaggaggaggcgtggaCGAACAACGGAGGTGTCGGTGGCAGCATGAAGAATTGGGGAttaggagagaggggggaaggggatcgaggggaaaataaaaaaagagagggtgGTGGCTGACAGTAGGTTTGTGTTGTGCTTAGTGGCATATTTGTAATTCTTTTTGTTGCTTTAGGGTCCAATATAAGCTTGACAGTAAGATATACCGTAAGAGCATGTATATAAATAGTTAGGGGCTGAAACGTACAAATGTTTTGGAGTGGTTTGCACTGTGGGTAGTATGACATTTGTACGGTTCTTCCAATATGGCATGCTGAGACCACTGGTACCCGTGGTCTACATTGTACACACCCTAACTAGTTCTCCTTCTATCCCCAAATAAGTTTGTTttcttcataattttttttataaactagaATACCCCACTTTATTAGatctaatataattatttttcacttTATCAATTTTACACGTAATTAATTACTTTCTACTTTTTATGAACTTCGATGTAACTTTATTCCAGTAGGACACGGATGGTGTAGCTCTCTTGAGTTGCATTGCGTTACCCGGCGCCGGCCAGGGCGGACGGAGCTGACCTGATGACTTGACCAGCACCAGCAGCACCATCTTCCGCTCTTTCGTCGTGTGTCACATGGCAGAATATATGCCAGCACCAATGGATGTTACTTGTCGGTGCCACGTCCGGTCCTACACGTACGTACGCGTCTCGTACGCCGAGAAAACGACGAACAGACGAGTAAATTAAAGTGAATGGACGGACGGCTTTGCGGTTGGCATGGATGAGACaaggggaagagaggagagagaaagtagAGGAAGAAGGTGGGGTGGCCACTTATACGTGGGTCTCACctgattttctttaattttttgtttgcttATTAGGATGCCTAGTCAGCAAAACTAGCCATTTATACTGCAATGAGACCTAATTTAAATCGGTTTTGCAAGTTGGGGGTGAAGATTTTTGGTATTACGGGTTAGGGGCATGATTTAAACTACACGGAAAGATGAGGGACCTAAAGAGGACTTTATCCCTCATACATGGCCCTTTTTTGGGCCTTTTTGGGCCTCAATACCCAAATCCCAaccaggaataagttcacttaaggtcccttaacttgtcaccGAATCTAAAATTCATCCCTAAACCGCAATACTAGATATAACACGTCCCTTAACTCTCAAGACCAGTGCAAGTAAGGTCCCAAGACGGTTTTGGATGGTGGTTTCGGCTgatgtggcgttgacgtggtacttaaaataaagaaaaacgtGAGACCCACTAGTCAGTGACTGTTAGgttaaaataaaattgcaaTGGGACCCACGTcaacttttcttttctctttggtGTGTGCCGTGGCCCATAAACCGGCGCCGACATGTTCCTCCACTTCCCTgagggcgccgccgtccgcaTAGAGGCACTAGTGGAGCACGACGGGGTGTTCTCCAGCTACAACGAAGTGCTGGGCGAGCTCGATCGGCGCGCTCGTCATCTACCTTTCCGTCGAGATGTACTCTGTACTACTGTGTGCAGTGGCAGATCTCGCCGTGGTGGGCTCGCTGCAAGGCCTTCAGAATCGTCTACTTCATCGTCGGCACGATTGCGTTAGTTCGTCGGCTCGGTGGAAGGCATCATCAGAAAGTATATGCAGAAAAAATGGTAAACATAAAATGTTTGTTATTACCAATAGTACTGCTTAGAATTTCTGAAATAGACGATTGTTTCttcccggccggccggccgttgCCGCGGTCGACAGCAAGATCGTCGTCATCGATCGCCATGCATGGTGGATTGGTGGTCGCATGCTCTGCTTGATCTAGGAGGCTCCCGTCTTCGTGGACGCCGGCCCTCGCCCGTGATGCCGGTCATCACAGTACCCGTCGACGGCCGGCGGCTGTACGCGCTGGAGCTAGCCTCGCAGCAGGTCGAAGCACTCCCTCCAGGTGATGTCGTCGACGCCCCGTGACGACTCCGCGCGCGAGTCGTTCAGGCTGTCCGGGCGGGTGGCCCTGGGAGAGCGTCCCCTCGGACCCATCCCGCCGCTGTTCGCCGATCGATGGCCTCCACCCCATATTCGTCACCGCATACGCCGTGCACCTGGACGGCCGCACCATCTTCATGCTGGAGGCAGGCGCGGCGGTCGACGAGGAGAGGGGCGGCTGCCGCCCACGATAGGCCCGTGGGGGCGGGAGTAGAGGAGGCCGCGCCATCCTTATCTCCGCcgacgagaggagagagatgaagacgggagatgggggagagagagaaggaagaagacgaagggattgagaatgacaggtgggcccaccaTCGATTATTATTGTGTGTGTGAGAAATTGACATGTGGTTTTCAtgaagtttattatttttccggatcgaattgccacgtaagcgttaAGTCAATACCATGTCAGGTGAAGACTGAGTCAAATTAgctacgtaggcgccacgtcagctaaaaccgccgagggacctcatctacACTGGTTTTAACAATTGAGgcacccgttgtatctggttttttaGTTGAAAGGCGAAAattggattcgttgacaagttaagggacctcaaatgaacttattccatcccAACCATTCATGTCTACCGAAAACTCCCTTGGCGCTCGTTGCTTAAGACCTTCAGTGCTTCATGCCTTTTTTCACCGCTGTTTTTAATTTGTCAGGTTTCACCTCAAATCTTGGGAAATTTAAGTCGAATTTACTGGTCTGAAATCGGCATATAGCGATTCATACTTCATTCTCTCCGGCAATGATGACAGTGGAAGTGCATGGAAGCGGCACATTCTAGGCAAGGAGGTAGATCGAattcaaaaatatttcaattcaaaatatttCATTTTTGGTTTTCAGTTCACTCTTAACAGTACACACTACGACATAGTCCCTTCTTTATAGTATTAttctccaaaaagaaaaaaaattatagcaaaCGACTGAAAACTAAAAAAGATAATCGTATATAGTTTCTTCCTCCTTGCAAACGACGACATTGCTACTATACTCCGTCATCATCACTTGCCGATGATGAGTCCGGTGAGCTCGTACGCGAGCGTGGCCTTGAGCTGGTCGTCGGCGTTCATGGCGTGCAGCGGCGACGCCGCGAACCTCgacagctcgccgccgcacgcctccACGTCCACCCTCGCGTCGATCAGCTCCTGCTTCGGCGACGCGTACGAGCACTCCAGCAGCTGGGTCTGCACCGCCATCACCCGCGCCTTCGCCGACGCGTACCGCGCCAAGCACGCCTCGTACGccgcccgctcgccggcggcgagcgacgcgttGTTATTCCCGagcagccccgccgccgcccgcgaggTCGCCTCGTACGCCCACTGGCCCACCTCGCCGAGATCACCGCGTACACCGTCACCTCCCCGCTCTCCGGCGCGTTCAGGAGCTCGCCGTGGCACAGCGCGAGCAGCGGCTGCGACGTCGACGCCTTCAGGCATGCGTCGTCCATGCTCATCGACGGCACGTTGTCGCAGCCgtccaccaccacggcggcgacggctaaggccatcgcgacggcggcgaggaagccggtggctgatgctcttcatcttcttcttcttttctttttctgcctttttttaaattttaatttaattttgtttctaaTGATGAATGGGCTTTAAATAGGAtggattttttaatttttcttccgTTGATAAAGAATCAGCTGTTACGAAATCTGTAGTGGTATGtatctattattttatttgcatGCTATTTAGTGATTCATAAATACTAGCATATCTTTAATTCTTTATGCACATTTATTGAGATTCTTTTTTTctgtgcacatatatatagaaataaatGTTAATGGGAACTCCTTAATTAACTTTGGATGAATAATGAATTAATACTCCTTTagaatgaacatttaatatctTCCATTACAATAAGGtttatagaatccattaaaCGTCCAATATCCTGAAGGAATTTTCTGAACCAGATAAATACGCATAAATAATTCAATATACTACACGGGAATCTATTTCTTGCAACAAAAAATTCGTTGCAAAATATACCTTTGCAACGATATTGAATCCTAACCTTTACAATGAACTATGTGGTAATATGTTGACAGTGAACAACCTAAGTTGACATATGTACCGGTGTCCTACATTCTGGTACGCTAAATGATGGGAAAAACTGCATAGAAAGGAAGACATAGAT
The Oryza glaberrima chromosome 8, OglaRS2, whole genome shotgun sequence DNA segment above includes these coding regions:
- the LOC127781894 gene encoding external alternative NAD(P)H-ubiquinone oxidoreductase B2, mitochondrial-like, which codes for MRWTAFMWEGASRAFNHRPTFTNLVLVLGAASSGGLVAYADSNSDDVVGKPQGPPKKKIVVLGTGWGGTTFLRNLDSRLYDVQVISPRNYFAFTPLLPSVTCGTVEPRSVVEPIRRILEKKGGDIKFWEAECFKIDSSNKKIHCRSNIGTNLDGNGEFLVDYDYLVIAVGARSNTFNTPGVEENCFFLKEVEDAQKIRRNVMDCFERASLPYLDEEERKKNLHFVVVGGGPTGVEFAAELHDFVTEDLSKLYPSIQHLVKISLIEAADHILTMFDKRITEFAEDKFGRDGIDVKTGYKVVKVAKDAITMQNPATGDIAVPYGMAVWSTGIGTRPFISEFMKQIGQGKRRVLATDEWLRVRECDGVYAVGDCATINQRRVMDDISEIFRVADKDNSGTLTVKEIQDVLDDIYVRYPQVELYLKSRQMNGIADLVRTAKGDAEKESVELNIEEFKKALSLVDSQVKNLPATAQVASQQGQYLARCFNKMKDAEENPEGPIRIRGEGRHRFRPFRYRHLGQFAPLGGEQTAAQLPGDWISIGHSTQWLWYSVYATKQISWRTRALVISDWSRRFIFGRDSSCI